The Lathyrus oleraceus cultivar Zhongwan6 chromosome 5, CAAS_Psat_ZW6_1.0, whole genome shotgun sequence genome includes the window AATCTTCCATAAATATTGTTTCATTTATCCAAACTCTGATTATAGATTATAAGCATCTTATGGAATCTTGATCGATAGTCTAATGCCTTTGAGACATGGTTTTGCAAACTTACAAACAAAAACTTTATATGCATTTTGCAATTGAACAAAAGTTTTCTTTAGAGCAATTGGTTGTGTGAGTTGTTGAAAATTATAATGGTAATTTAAGTGATGTAACTGGTTAACACGGGGTGTAACTGGTTAAAGCAAAGCCATAAACAACCAATGAAGTAGTAGAAAAGTGAAGTTTTCGAAAGTGTAACCGACTAACCTcaggcgttaaccggttaccactaaATGTGATTTAATTCAGTGTTAGCTATAACCAGTTACACGCCCGAATTTTTCATTTTTTCGTTTTGGATCTCAAACATATTGTAACACTTATATAAATATATTGGATGCATTCTCATTCAAGGTTAATACAATGATCACTCCTCACTCTCAACTGTCACACACTCTCTCTCAAACACCTAATATGCAACATTATTCAAAATACAATTgttatatataaaaaaaatatatatttataattaCTCAAATTAGAGaataaatttatatttaaaattttaataaaatttaaatttcaAAGTTTAAGTGACAAATCAAACCATCCCGATTCAACGTCCTTTTTCATATTAATACAATGGTTAACATAATCACGTGTGCCAACTACAATtaaatctatttttttttataGAATTTGACTTAGTagaaatatttaaaataaaaataagacAACTCTACCAATTTAATTACAAATTAAAATAATATagtaaaaatattaaaaaattaagCCAAAAATTTGAAATAATAGTATTTTAAAATTGGTAGaacgattaaaataaataattaaattaaacaaaaaatattatattttagaattttttaaACGGGTAACTTTTTTACTAATATCAATTTAAAAcaatatattaaaattaatttttttcttaatacaaattaaataatatttgaaattaaaatagttatattttaaaataattaaattatatttatattttaaaatctCTGTTGTTAAATTTCGAAGAGAGATAttaataaataaagaaaaattatTGTGTTAAGATTTTTCAATTCATTCTAAAATAAAATAATGTAAAATTTTAATTTGACGCATTACTTCAATCTAACAATTATTATAGATAGTTTTCTTTTCTTTCATAGGTTAGTGAACACCATATATGTTCTATATATTATTTGTTAAACAACAGAAAAACCTAAATAAAATCGTACAAAAGAAATTTAATTCTTATACAAAAAATAATAACTATAACTATAATTACTCAAATTAGAGAGTAAATTTTTATCAAGCAAAAACTAAATTTTCAAAGTTTAAGTGACAAATCCAACTCAACCGACTCAGCTTCAGAAACTTCTTCCATGTTAATACTATGATTAACATGATCACTTGTGGCAGCTACAATTGAATTCACTTCTTTGGAGTTTGACTTATTAGCAATATTTATGGAAGACTCTCCAACACCATCTTCTAAATTCTTAAGCAAATTCTTCAAAGTTGGAGTTACAGTATTTGCATTATTTACACTAAGACTTTCATTCTTCGATCCATCAAGAAAAGAATAGGTTTTCATCTCTTGCATTGGTGTCCATGCAGAAGTATGACAATAATTAAAAGGAGGTGACATCCAAGAATAGCTTGGCCTTGGTTTGTGAATCATAGATTCTACATTAATTCCAAGTGATCTATTATAGGATCTAAATCCATGATAAGGAATTGTAGAAAGACTAGGATAATTAGTGTAGTAAGGAAAAAGATGACGAGGAGTCTCAAAACCATTGTTTGCCTTCTGTTCATGTTTTGCGAATGCCCGCTCTTTTTTATGAGCATTCTGGTGTCCTCCTAAAGCTTTCGCAGACGAAAATTGACTTTTACAATAATTGCATGGAAATTTTTTCAATGATTTCTTTTTGGTATTATCTTCTTTGTTGGACTTATTATTAGCCAAACTTGATGAAGATGAACCCACCACCATGTTCTTTGTAGGGTTGATAAAATCATGTTCTTGCAACTTTGACTCGCCAACAGAAGCATCCTCGGAGAACTTGGAATTTGAAGGTTGAGGTTTTACAACATCCTTCTCCTTCATTAATATCGCAACTGAAGTCGCAGAGAATTGATCAGAGTTTGCAGCCATTTGTGTTTGGATGATTGATGAAAAGAGGAGCATAAGCGAGGGgttatatatacatatatatttAAGATTTGAATTAATGCACGTATCTTCATAATTCAATAAGTAAAGAGATTTGATGAATTGAATtgttttcttattatttatttactATAAATGTAATAAATTGAACTGATGTGAATCAAGATTTGCACCGTTCGGTAGGATTTTAGTAAATAAGATTTAAATAAGTTTCCTAATAATCTTTGCCCAATAATGATTTTGATAATTGAAATATTTCATAGTAGAATTGTGACGTGTTATTAGTATTAGTACATCGTTCCACATATATGTGGTTCAAAACTttaaatttgttttaaaaaaaaacatcaaattaatgaaaattattaaaaaattagAATAAAAAATACAATTATTTAAATAATGGGAAAAGTTAAAATAAAAAGTACTTCTCAAAATCGAAAAATAATAAACTATCTTTGCTCGTAATTTTTAAATATACATACTCAATCAATTCAGATGTCCCTTCTAATTTTAAAAATggatttaatttttttataaatatgaAATTGTAATAATTAAAAATGCTAcaacaaaaatataattatatattataaaaaataactttaattATAGATATTTTGACTtttgattaattttttttttgtgtaTTGGATTTTTATCATAGcattttgatgatttattgaaattgCAATTCATGTAAGACAAACCACCAACTATGacaagttactgaaacatagagtGATGTACACAAAGATTCGACACTAATCTTTATTATAGTATTAGAGTGAAATACAAGAAACACTTTGttctcaagtttacagacttaGTGTCTTGGAACAAAATTTTACACTCAAATAACAAACTAAATTCTATGCCTTGAGTTATTAAAGGAAGTGCTAGACTGGAGCACAAAGATAACACAAACAAAGATTCAAAAGATAAACTCTAACACTAGGTATCTTCAAAACATGCACACCTTGAGTCtccttaaatagcaatgcaaTTCTAGACTTTTCTCCTTCggatttctgatttaatttcgTCTTGAATAATAGCATATATTGTTGTATTTGATTTTCTCCATAAAGATCTCCAACAAATATATGATTTGTTATTAATT containing:
- the LOC127082594 gene encoding zinc finger protein 1-like, whose amino-acid sequence is MAANSDQFSATSVAILMKEKDVVKPQPSNSKFSEDASVGESKLQEHDFINPTKNMVVGSSSSSLANNKSNKEDNTKKKSLKKFPCNYCKSQFSSAKALGGHQNAHKKERAFAKHEQKANNGFETPRHLFPYYTNYPSLSTIPYHGFRSYNRSLGINVESMIHKPRPSYSWMSPPFNYCHTSAWTPMQEMKTYSFLDGSKNESLSVNNANTVTPTLKNLLKNLEDGVGESSINIANKSNSKEVNSIVAATSDHVNHSINMEEVSEAESVELDLSLKL